Proteins from a single region of Takifugu rubripes chromosome 4, fTakRub1.2, whole genome shotgun sequence:
- the znhit2 gene encoding zinc finger HIT domain-containing protein 2, with product MNAPFRRRMPQSLKNILTDISPRNQWTETESDAVSRDGIMLPHRGQEELIMPSKTPEEVDGMVVEGSHARSAICMMCKCKPSCYTCPRCNLHYCSLACYQSPDHSMCSETFYKESVLKELKDMGKTENEGRKKMHKMLLSLRQEADRTDGGMESLLKESNIVSDNEDEGQLETAEKVQVMELLSRLAELQQSEKENSTEIEGILRSLKEIGEGGKLKNEDMDEDAESTEDELDLAERVSELDIDKLSEEELWELLSGKEKTMFVSLLKDGGVAKLVPPWKPWWEEHEEEGRAMIEMLDEKISKVVTDNSTTAEKPDTDHKTKVSQERNNLGKSAKTFKKVEGETQTSKDKESSTAQSAPPISDKIPTLSSLCAKPSPLICFGLVNALYAYAFSLCLVNNDTDSLMFEFCDIVLALSEALNSSRVFSSIHEAIESGESRIYGEGYLDKEDRLGPSRALEAVAHIMTGKNVKDPAGYCLAAFSQLRSVLSKARKSLSKGGEAKETRQKYFLAMKKCEFMQAWITENVHQMYALAIELWNEHSKRECVRRNMEKTKSVVANNLKKEKNRASVKAIEELS from the coding sequence ATGAATGCGCCTTTTCGACGAAGAATGCCTCAATCTTTGAAGAATATACTTACAGATATATCACCGAGGAACCAGTGGACTGAAACCGAGTCTGATGCTGTGAGCAGAGATGGGATCATGCTCCCACACAGAGGTCAAGAGGAGCTCATCATGCCATCCAAGACACCAGAGGAGGTGGATGGGATGGTGGTCGAAGGCAGTCATGCCAGGAGTGCCATCTGCATGATGTGTAAATGTAAACCCTCTTGTTACACCTGTCCTCGGTGTAACCTCCATTATTGTAGCTTGGCATGCTACCAGAGCCCAGATCACTCCATGTGCTCTGAGACATTTTATAAGGAGTCTGTTCTAAAGGAGTTGAAGGATatgggaaaaacagaaaatgaagggagaaagaaaatgcacaaaatgCTTTTGAGTCTTAGACAAGAGGCAGACAGGACAGATGGGGGAATGGAAAGTTTGTTAAAAGAAAGCAATATTGTCTCAGATAACGAAGATGAAGGGCAATTAGAGACTGCAGAGAAAGTGCAGGTTATGGAGCTCTTGTCCAGACTAGCTGAGCTTCAAcagtctgaaaaagaaaattcaacagAGATTGAGGGTATTTTAAGAAGTCTAAAGGAGATCGGGGAAGGAGGAAAGCTAAAGAATGAAGACATGGATGAAGATGCTGAAAGTACAGAAGATGAGCTGGACTTGGCTGAGAGGGTTTCAGAGCTTGATATCGACAAGCTTTCAGAAGAGGAGCTGTGGGAACTTCTCAGCGGTAAAGAGaaaacaatgtttgtgtctctgttaaAGGATGGAGGTGTTGCCAAACTGGTTCCTCCATGGAAGCCATGGTGGGAAGAGcatgaagaggaagggagagcaATGATTGAGATGCTTGATGAGAAAATATCTAAAGTGGTGACAGACAATTCCACTACAGCAGAGAAGCCAGACACTGACCATAAAACAAAGGTATCACAAGAAAGAAACAATCTTGGCAaatcagcaaaaacatttaaaaaagttGAAGGAGAAACACAGACAAGCAAGGACAAAGAAAGTTCAACAGCTCAAAGTGCCCCTCCAATTTCTGATAAAATTCCAACTTTGAGTTCCTTGTGTGCGAAGCCTTCTCCCCTGATATGCTTCGGTTTGGTCAATGCCCTTTATGCTTATGCTTTCTCCTTGTGTCTGGTTAACAATGACACAGATTCACTGATGTTTGAATTCTGCGACATAGTTCTTGCACTGTCTGAGGCATTGAACTCAAGCAGGGTGTTCAGCTCTATTCACGAGGCCATAGAAAGTGGGGAAAGTCGAATTTACGGGGAGGGGTATCTCGACAAAGAGGATCGGCTTGGCCCATCCAGGGCCCTGGAAGCTGTGGCCCACATCATGACTGGGAAAAATGTAAAGGATCCAGCTGGATATTGTCTGGCAGCATTCAGCCAACTTCGCTCGGTGCTCTCAAAGGCCAGAAAGTCCCTGTCCAAAGGTGGAGAGGCTAAAGAAACGAGACAGAAATACTTCCTTGCAATGAAAAAGTGTGAATTCATGCAGGCTTGGATAACAGAAAATGTACACCAAATGTATGCACTAGCTATAGAGTTGTGGAATGAACACAGTAAAAGAGAATGTGTAAGGAGAAACATGGAGAAGACAAAAAGTGTGGTTGCCAACAActtaaagaaagagaaaaacagagctAGTGTTAAAGCCATTGAAGAACTTAGCTAA
- the ppm1ba gene encoding protein phosphatase 1B isoform X1 produces the protein MGAFLDKPKTEKHNCCGEGKGLSYGLSSMQGWRVDMEDAHTAVLGLSAPGMSDWSFFAVYDGHAGSRVANYCSKHLLDHIINASFGAGGSQSSHSGPKAPDGSVIDPSSGSPTVEAVKAGIRAGFLRIDEHMRSFSELRNGMDRSGSTAVGVIISPKHFIFFNCGDSRAVLYRNSHVCFSTLDHKPCNPRERERIQNAGGTVMIQRVNGSLAVSRALGDYHYKCVDGKGPTEQLVSPEPAVCEMTRAPEQDQFLILACDGIWDVMSNEELCDFVKSRLEVSDDLERVCNEVVDTCLHKGSRDNMSIVLVCLPGAPKVSEEAVRKDAELNNYLESRVEEMLCHAEEVGFPDMVTVMRSLSTDSGMPTLPPGGGLASKRSVIEAIYNRLNLYREEDGVSVASGDVPEYHW, from the exons ATGGGTGCATTTCTGGATAAGCCCAAGACGGAGAAGCACAACTGTTGCGGGGAGGGCAAAGGCCTGAGCTACGGACTGAGCTCCATGCAGGGTTGGCGAGTGGACATGGAGGACGCTCACACAGCTGTGTTGGGACTTTCTGCTCCCGGTATGAGCGACTGGTCTTTTTTTGCTGTGTACGATGGTCATGCCGGCTCTCGAGTAGCCAACTATTGCTCTAAGCATCTTCTGGATCATATAATCAATGCAAGCTTTGGAGCTGGAGGTTCACAAAGCTCCCACAGTGGCCCCAAGGCTCCAGACGGCTCAGTCATTGACCCTTCATCAGGTTCTCCGACAGTGGAGGCAGTGAAAGCTGGGATCAGGGCGGGCTTCCTGAGAATCGACGAGCACATGCGCAGCTTTTCTGAACTTCGCAACGGCATGGACCGCAGCGGCTCGACGGCGGTTGGAGTCATCATTTCGCCGAAGCATTTCATCTTCTTTAACTGCGGTGACTCTCGAGCCGTTTTGTACCGCAATTCACATGTCTGTTTCTCCACACTTGACCACAAACCATGCAACCCACGCGAAAGAGAGCGGATTCAAAATGCGGGCGGCACAGTGATGATCCAAAGGGTTAACGGATCACTGGCTGTATCGAGGGCCTTGGGGGACTATCATTACAAGTGTGTGGACGGGAAGGGCCCCACAGAGCAACTGGTTAGCCCCGAACCAGCAGTATGTGAGATGACGCGTGCCCCAGAACAGGACCAATTTCTGATACTGGCGTGCGATGGCATCTGGGATGTCATGTCCAACGAGGAACTGTGTGATTTTGTAAAATCGAGACTTGAAGTGTCAGATGATCTGGAGAGAGTCTGCAATGAAGTGGTGGACACCTGCCTGCACAAG GGGAGTCGGGATAACATGAGTATTGTTTTAGTGTGTTTGCCTGGCGCTCCCAAAGTGTCAGAGGAAGCTGTGAGAAAAGACGCTGAGCTCAACAATTATCTGGAGTCTCGAGTGGAAG AGATGCTGTGTCATGCTGAGGAGGTGGGGTTTCCAGACATGGTAACAGTGATGAGAAGCTTGTCCACTGACAGTGGAATGCCCACCCTGCCACCAGGAGGAGGTCTGGCCAGCAA ACGCAGTGTTATAGAGGCCATTTACAACCGTTTGAATCTGTACAGGGAGGAAGACGGGGTGAGTGTCGCT AGTGGAGATGTACCGGAGTACCACTGGTAG
- the ppm1ba gene encoding protein phosphatase 1B isoform X3, whose protein sequence is MGAFLDKPKTEKHNCCGEGKGLSYGLSSMQGWRVDMEDAHTAVLGLSAPGMSDWSFFAVYDGHAGSRVANYCSKHLLDHIINASFGAGGSQSSHSGPKAPDGSVIDPSSGSPTVEAVKAGIRAGFLRIDEHMRSFSELRNGMDRSGSTAVGVIISPKHFIFFNCGDSRAVLYRNSHVCFSTLDHKPCNPRERERIQNAGGTVMIQRVNGSLAVSRALGDYHYKCVDGKGPTEQLVSPEPAVCEMTRAPEQDQFLILACDGIWDVMSNEELCDFVKSRLEVSDDLERVCNEVVDTCLHKGSRDNMSIVLVCLPGAPKVSEEAVRKDAELNNYLESRVEEMLCHAEEVGFPDMVTVMRSLSTDSGMPTLPPGGGLASKRSVIEAIYNRLNLYREEDGPSCFI, encoded by the exons ATGGGTGCATTTCTGGATAAGCCCAAGACGGAGAAGCACAACTGTTGCGGGGAGGGCAAAGGCCTGAGCTACGGACTGAGCTCCATGCAGGGTTGGCGAGTGGACATGGAGGACGCTCACACAGCTGTGTTGGGACTTTCTGCTCCCGGTATGAGCGACTGGTCTTTTTTTGCTGTGTACGATGGTCATGCCGGCTCTCGAGTAGCCAACTATTGCTCTAAGCATCTTCTGGATCATATAATCAATGCAAGCTTTGGAGCTGGAGGTTCACAAAGCTCCCACAGTGGCCCCAAGGCTCCAGACGGCTCAGTCATTGACCCTTCATCAGGTTCTCCGACAGTGGAGGCAGTGAAAGCTGGGATCAGGGCGGGCTTCCTGAGAATCGACGAGCACATGCGCAGCTTTTCTGAACTTCGCAACGGCATGGACCGCAGCGGCTCGACGGCGGTTGGAGTCATCATTTCGCCGAAGCATTTCATCTTCTTTAACTGCGGTGACTCTCGAGCCGTTTTGTACCGCAATTCACATGTCTGTTTCTCCACACTTGACCACAAACCATGCAACCCACGCGAAAGAGAGCGGATTCAAAATGCGGGCGGCACAGTGATGATCCAAAGGGTTAACGGATCACTGGCTGTATCGAGGGCCTTGGGGGACTATCATTACAAGTGTGTGGACGGGAAGGGCCCCACAGAGCAACTGGTTAGCCCCGAACCAGCAGTATGTGAGATGACGCGTGCCCCAGAACAGGACCAATTTCTGATACTGGCGTGCGATGGCATCTGGGATGTCATGTCCAACGAGGAACTGTGTGATTTTGTAAAATCGAGACTTGAAGTGTCAGATGATCTGGAGAGAGTCTGCAATGAAGTGGTGGACACCTGCCTGCACAAG GGGAGTCGGGATAACATGAGTATTGTTTTAGTGTGTTTGCCTGGCGCTCCCAAAGTGTCAGAGGAAGCTGTGAGAAAAGACGCTGAGCTCAACAATTATCTGGAGTCTCGAGTGGAAG AGATGCTGTGTCATGCTGAGGAGGTGGGGTTTCCAGACATGGTAACAGTGATGAGAAGCTTGTCCACTGACAGTGGAATGCCCACCCTGCCACCAGGAGGAGGTCTGGCCAGCAA ACGCAGTGTTATAGAGGCCATTTACAACCGTTTGAATCTGTACAGGGAGGAAGACGGG CCCTCCTGTTTCATTTG A
- the ppm1ba gene encoding protein phosphatase 1B isoform X2, whose translation MGAFLDKPKTEKHNCCGEGKGLSYGLSSMQGWRVDMEDAHTAVLGLSAPGMSDWSFFAVYDGHAGSRVANYCSKHLLDHIINASFGAGGSQSSHSGPKAPDGSVIDPSSGSPTVEAVKAGIRAGFLRIDEHMRSFSELRNGMDRSGSTAVGVIISPKHFIFFNCGDSRAVLYRNSHVCFSTLDHKPCNPRERERIQNAGGTVMIQRVNGSLAVSRALGDYHYKCVDGKGPTEQLVSPEPAVCEMTRAPEQDQFLILACDGIWDVMSNEELCDFVKSRLEVSDDLERVCNEVVDTCLHKGSRDNMSIVLVCLPGAPKVSEEAVRKDAELNNYLESRVEEMLCHAEEVGFPDMVTVMRSLSTDSGMPTLPPGGGLASKRSVIEAIYNRLNLYREEDGSGDVPEYHW comes from the exons ATGGGTGCATTTCTGGATAAGCCCAAGACGGAGAAGCACAACTGTTGCGGGGAGGGCAAAGGCCTGAGCTACGGACTGAGCTCCATGCAGGGTTGGCGAGTGGACATGGAGGACGCTCACACAGCTGTGTTGGGACTTTCTGCTCCCGGTATGAGCGACTGGTCTTTTTTTGCTGTGTACGATGGTCATGCCGGCTCTCGAGTAGCCAACTATTGCTCTAAGCATCTTCTGGATCATATAATCAATGCAAGCTTTGGAGCTGGAGGTTCACAAAGCTCCCACAGTGGCCCCAAGGCTCCAGACGGCTCAGTCATTGACCCTTCATCAGGTTCTCCGACAGTGGAGGCAGTGAAAGCTGGGATCAGGGCGGGCTTCCTGAGAATCGACGAGCACATGCGCAGCTTTTCTGAACTTCGCAACGGCATGGACCGCAGCGGCTCGACGGCGGTTGGAGTCATCATTTCGCCGAAGCATTTCATCTTCTTTAACTGCGGTGACTCTCGAGCCGTTTTGTACCGCAATTCACATGTCTGTTTCTCCACACTTGACCACAAACCATGCAACCCACGCGAAAGAGAGCGGATTCAAAATGCGGGCGGCACAGTGATGATCCAAAGGGTTAACGGATCACTGGCTGTATCGAGGGCCTTGGGGGACTATCATTACAAGTGTGTGGACGGGAAGGGCCCCACAGAGCAACTGGTTAGCCCCGAACCAGCAGTATGTGAGATGACGCGTGCCCCAGAACAGGACCAATTTCTGATACTGGCGTGCGATGGCATCTGGGATGTCATGTCCAACGAGGAACTGTGTGATTTTGTAAAATCGAGACTTGAAGTGTCAGATGATCTGGAGAGAGTCTGCAATGAAGTGGTGGACACCTGCCTGCACAAG GGGAGTCGGGATAACATGAGTATTGTTTTAGTGTGTTTGCCTGGCGCTCCCAAAGTGTCAGAGGAAGCTGTGAGAAAAGACGCTGAGCTCAACAATTATCTGGAGTCTCGAGTGGAAG AGATGCTGTGTCATGCTGAGGAGGTGGGGTTTCCAGACATGGTAACAGTGATGAGAAGCTTGTCCACTGACAGTGGAATGCCCACCCTGCCACCAGGAGGAGGTCTGGCCAGCAA ACGCAGTGTTATAGAGGCCATTTACAACCGTTTGAATCTGTACAGGGAGGAAGACGGG AGTGGAGATGTACCGGAGTACCACTGGTAG